One genomic window of Saccopteryx bilineata isolate mSacBil1 chromosome 4, mSacBil1_pri_phased_curated, whole genome shotgun sequence includes the following:
- the LOC136335778 gene encoding C2 calcium-dependent domain-containing protein 4A-like — MWCLERLSLGPERLPWSGNGCLQGRVRRTTAVKPAPCLNVLTPDRIPEFCIPPRLAPCPVLAALRNSSVRKAGNDDGAGRTDWDPRSQAALSLPHLPRARTAYGFCALLESPHTRRKESLFLGDPGAIALRPRAHTYGGSGGKDATPGSHGGALALAPAVPGGPCPLRNTLAPRPRGHRLLRVPEGLLNRALRARRSRGLTRARSVSSGDENEEHGGGLGSPARTFSASPPLPLGPWPERLEAEGTVSLGRAGGALRLAAEYSPASGRLRIRLLRPEGPAGGAAEPRAIGCRVSLVLQPPGKTRQQRSTVVRRGPRKALFDQDFCFDGLSEDEVRRLAVRVKAENRDRGRGLERGRLLGQGELLLGSLLLL; from the coding sequence ATGTGGTGCCTGGAGCGGCTCAGCTTGGGTCCCGAGCGCCTCCCGTGGAGCGGGAACGGGTGTCTCCAGGGTCGCGTCCGCCGAACTACTGCAGTCAAACCCGCTCCGTGCTTGAACGTGCTCACCCCAGACCGCATCCCAGAGTTCTGCATACCCCCGCGACTAGCGCCCTGCCCGGTTCTGGCTGCACTCCGTAACTCCTCGGTCAGAAAAGCAGGGAATGACGACGGCGCGGGGCGCACGGACTGGGACCCCCGCTCGCAGGCGGCGCTCTCGCTGCCGCACCTGCCCCGCGCGCGCACTGCCTACGGCTTCTGCGCGCTGCTCGAGAGTCCGCACACCCGCCGCAAGGAGTCGCTCTTCCTCGGGGACCCCGGAGCCATCGCGCTCCGCCCGCGGGCTCACACCTACGGTGGCAGCGGAGGAAAAGACGCCACCCCCGGGTCCCATGGCGGAGCCCTCGCCCTAGCTCCCGCGGTCCCCGGCGGCCCCTGCCCTCTCCGGAACACGCTCGCCCCGCGGCCCCGCGGCCACCGTCTCCTGCGTGTCCCCGAAGGGCTACTGAACCGCGCGCTGCGGGCCCGGAGGAGTCGCGGCCTCACCCGCGCCCGCTCTGTGTCCAGCGGGGACGAAAACGAGGAGCACGGCGGTGGCTTGGGGTCCCCGGCTCGGACATTCTCCGCGTCCCCTCCGTTGCCCCTCGGCCCCTGGCCTGAGCGCCTGGAGGCCGAGGGCACCGTGAGTCTGGGTCGCGCCGGCGGCGCCCTGCGCCTGGCCGCCGAGTACAGTCCGGCCAGCGGGCGCCTCCGCATCCGGCTGCTCCGCCCCGAGGGCCCGGCCGGAGGGGCAGCCGAGCCCCGCGCCATCGGCTGCCGCGTCAGCCTCGTCCTGCAGCCGCCCGGCAAGACGCGCCAGCAGCGCAGCACAGTTGTCCGGCGGGGCCCTCGCAAGGCCCTCTTCGACCAGGACTTCTGCTTCGACGGGCTGTCGGAGGACGAGGTGCGCCGCCTGGCCGTGCGCGTCAAGGCCGAGAACAGGGACAGGGGCCGTGGCCTGGAGCGGGGCCGCCTGCTGGGCCAGGGCGAACTGCTGCTGGGCTCCTTGCTGCTGCTCTGA